CAAATGAAATGCAGATACTATTTTTGAGTGCGTTTTTGTTATTCCAAGATTTTAccagtataaataaaataataatgttctcTTTTAGGAAACGGTGCCTATAGGGAAGCTCGCAGAATATATTGCCAAACATGTTTTCTACCAGCCAACCTGATATTAAGTGTGTAGAACTGGTCGTATGTTTGTTTTGAGACACTACACTTTATGATTTTACCAGGTGCCGAGGTGGACTTCATGTCTTGGATCATCATCAATGATTTGTGAGCTTTGCTCTTCTCGACTTATTTAAGAACAGAGCATAGGAGACTTCTAAAAAGTGAGCAAGACAAACATTCTTAGATGTTAACTTTATTGTCAGACATAATCAATGACTGCAAATTTCATGCATGCATTGTCATCATAGACACAAGCTAGAAATACAGTATAATCTACTATGTACAAATGATAAAAGCTAGattgaaaaataaatccaaaaatattttgttttgaacttTAAATTCTTGGTATTTTAATGGTTTCGTGGCCTAGTAACTGCAGTTAAAATGCTAAAGCAATTTATCCAGTAAATAATACAACTAAATATAGTTATTCCAGCTAGtcttacaaaatatcaaatgatttacTATGCAGGTATACATTTATTTCTCCTTTtcaaaaactatcaaaataGGATATCAAGTTTCTTCTAACAATTCTTGGAAAGTACTGAGAGTACAAATGGCTAGTGATGTtccaataaacaaaaaattgatTGGTCAGACCTAAAACGAGCGACAATTGATTGTATGATGAATTGGTTATCATCGATTCaacagttgtttttcttctttccaCTTGTTATATAAGTCCTGGTAATTTCCGCCAATTTTCTCCTTTAGGTTTTTTTATACATTCAGAAATGTTCAGTTGTTATAATCAACAATATGGCAAAAGTAACAACACTAGGTTCATGTAACTTTAAACATACACATTACATTAGCATAGTTCAGGATTAATAGTAATTGTTCTCGAGTTAAACTACAATTATGGTATTGCAAAAAACTGATTGTACTATCAATAATCGGTTTCTTTAGTGGAACCGATTATTCATTATCGATAGTCTGAAACCGATTCTCAACACGACAAAAGGCCCAGTAGCAAATAAAGGAACAGTGATTTAGAAgaacatttctttatataacACTTTATAAAAGTCACAATAATGCAGAATCTATGCTTGTTTAGtagtacatttaaatattttatcaatgtatcatTTATGAACTAACACAGAACAAATTCCTTTTAAATACAAtgcaacaaaaacataacagCAATACACATACCTGAATAGCAGCAAACAGTTCAAATTGATCTTTAAAGAGACCCTCCACCATCAGTGCTCCGCCCAGGACTGGCTAGTACagaaaagggcagcagggtgcctcaccctgctatttaggcctagctggagcactgccCATACTAATTTCTTTTGGACTAGAAGAgtgaattattatataaatagagCTATGTACATTGAATACTGTACTCTTGGGGATAGTGTTCAAAAGGTAAACTGCACACTTGAATGTTTGTCATAATAGCTTTTTAGAAATGATTTACTGgcaatttgttatttatcaaaacaCAATTTCACTGGGGTCAACTAGGGAACAGTTTTCAGGGAGGAAGTGTTTACAATAGTTTTCATTAATTTGTGTCAAATGAACTGTCTGCAACTActtgttttgaaagaaataccACCAgcagaaaataaaaagatacatGAAATAAGCAATCTTCAACTAAAACATGTGGTCCTCATTACAATCACACAGTGAAACACTTTATACACAGTGTATGAGAACATGCAAGGCTCCATATACATCAtgcatatttagtacacataccagtacGTCTTCTTGTCAATAATAAACCTACttcacaaatatttcacatGATTTTCTCAACAACTGCTAACAACTGCCATTCTTCAGTTCACACATGATGCGACAATGGAtaaccatttttaaaaagatacatGCCAAACtcttatgtatataaaatgagAAGTACACTAAATCAGTTAAACATATAGCTGTTCAATCTTTTTTCTATTCATAGTGCCTTTAGTTCCATGTCTTTGTGAAATATCAGTGGTGTAGCTTAATCACTAGGCACTTTCTTATGCTGGTAAACTGATTTTCTTGCCTTTcaacactgaaatataacaattcgttgtttatatatacaattattattgaGTTAACTCAATGCAAATACTACTTTAGAATTACAgattaaaatagttatttatggtattatttatgttttatactaaaGATATATCTACATGTACCAATATAACACTTACAATATAacacaagtttcaaagtttgaaaatataacacaggccaaaataaacaaatctgGGATGGACATTAACTTAAGAAGAAATGTCTGGTTAATAAAAACTCTTTCTACAAGACATTTTAAAGTGTTATATGGAGCAGTTATAGAGCAATATAGCAGTTGTAGAATACAATGTAACAGTCTGCGAAAATACCAGAACATTGTAAAAGAGTACCAGAACTTGAATTAAATGGGAGTTGTACTTATTAAAGTATGTGAGACATGTGGACTTGATGGTTGagattaaaatgttaacaatacgCTTTTTTTGCAGAAACACcacttaaattaaaattaattttccaTGACCATATAATTTTCtaacaaattttcattcaaaataactGAAAATAGACTGTCAGTCAgaataatgttaatattgaagAAAGATTCGCAGACTAATAACACATACTATAACAATTGTAACATATCTCTAGCACATCTACAGGTTACATTAGGCTTGCCTTCTAATTTAGGTTTTGTTTGATCACAATGTCTTAAGGGGGCAACACAATTCTTCTTCCTTTTAGAACTGCAAATATTAGTATGTGATGAccaaagttatattaaattaagtTACACATGTATGTTGTAATTATAGTTTACAAAAGTATAGAACTgtaagttttaaagaaaataatacaaaagagtgacacatatttttatttatcaagtttcctttttttttaagaatcactagaaaaacaaaaagaaacaacagtAGTAGTTACCAACATTTTAGTAAATTATGATATTCATTTACCTTTAGTGATGTAGAGATAGAAGAAGTCACAATAGAGTATTGTCTGCACACAACCGGCCACAACAGCGATCAAGTCAAAGAAGCCCTCAAAGTAGTATCTGTAGATCCAGTTGAGGAGATAGAGTGCGCGGTAGGAGCCCAGAGCAAACAGGTAATGGCTGGTGATGGTTTCAGCCTCTCCAGTTTTGCTCACCATGAACAGCTGGGGTAAGATGGCAACTGATTCCAGGTAGATGGAGAAGGTCCACAGGATCTGTAGtacaatcatttgttttacacCATACAGTATGGCCACAACACAGATAAATTTCCAACAAATTTTGTGAGTCAGTGTATTTTACACAAagaacaatgttttaaaatgggTGTTTTTCCCAAGCTTGCGAGTTTCTAGAAAGTGAACATTTTAGTTCATATTCTATGTATACTGTTTGGAATCGGTTCCAGTTTAACTATTGATAATCGATGCAACTCAAGTAACCAGTTATTGATGGTAAATCTTTGACAAAaccttaattgtagttttattcctGATCAATAACTCTTCCTCCTGAACTATGcttcatatgttatgtttatgtttgaaattatttagcGTTGCTGCTTTTGGCCATATTGTTGACAATAGCAACTGAACACTTCTGAATGTACAAATGAACTCAAAAGAGAACACTAGCAGAAATAAACTTAACACAAATAACAAGAGAAATAACAAGAGAAAAGAAGAAACACAACTCGCCAGTTGAATCGATGATCAATAAGGACCAATTAAAATTGATTGTTGCTGATTTTCAGGCCCATccaatcagttttttttttaaaatcaaacatcagGGCATCACAAGCTATGTATACTGATCTCATTAAAAAAACCCCAAGTCTTCTCTTGAGTAAAACTTAAGGCTACATTACTTAAGAAACTACTTCCTACCTCAAGCAGTGAGAATTCGTGGTTCACAAGAACAGCAAGCCCACCAACTGGCACAACCAGAAACTCTACTCTGAATGTGTCATGGTTGGAATCATACGTGGCCTTAAAGTGTTGGTAGATGAAGTATACTGTCACATATGATGATGCGATGAAGAAAACTTTCATAGATGTATTGTAGACAGATATGAAGGATGTAAACAGGTCTAGGTAtcttgttgtaaaaacaagtgcAAAAAGAATCTGACTCTTCCCAGATATTCCTGAAATTAaagtataacaatattgttatatcTCAGCAAAAGCTGCAAAAAATTACGACATTATTCTTATCTTTTAGTTTGACAGTCGCTtagcaaaaatgtaaacatgcatgATTTTAAACAGATATGTATTAACATATTCATGATTCCACTTGTCCTGCGCAGTTAATTAGTGACTTATTTcgagcaaaaaataaatactttaaaagcaaCACTTGTTTGACACGGAAGTGTATTAAGAAACCAATAAAGCGGGTGGGGAAACGTCTAACACCGGTAATGTAACGaataaatagtatcaaaaccCAATTCAAATAAACGCATTATACCTGCAACGGATCTGCTTTTCCACATCTTCAAAAGTAATATTAATATGGCCAATAAATGGCTCATATCACCAACAAGTCTGAAAAAATTCATTTTGCAAGTTCTGACAGTCTTCCACGTTCAACCGGAAACAATGCAGACGTGGCCTAATGCATTATGggaaatacttaaaaaacaaatcgTCTTCCGACCAAACGGCCACCATcacgcattcggaactccttggccatttttatcgaaaacaacctcgatgAAGTATACTAtatagttcgtaaaattttgaattatatcaataatattttatatgcgataataagctgtatatgcttacaTCGAAAATAAAccttatgttatgttattaattaaatgtagtgttttagagttgtatttattgatatgagtttaaattgattgccagtaaagcgtattattgcaaacataattaagcttCCCAAACTACAGAGGCGGTAATCACgtgatacattgttttgataccaaGCATTAAAAAATGGCAGCGCCCAGTGAGacggtatgtatttttgttaagtttctctcaataattaaacaattaaatttcgtAACATCGACCATGTTCCAGCTCCCAATTTTCCCCGTTATTTGGTACCTATATTTTGTTAGACAGTTCTGTAGTTTATTTGGAATGCGTGTCACAAGTTTTCAATCGAGGCGAAATGTGCTTCGGAAATCTTAGAACCAAGCATGaactgtcatttatttttaaatgttgtcctTAATATACGCAATTTCGTTTACAGagctatttaaaaaacattgcaTGAACACCTATCGGTATGCCCTAAGTTTTGTTTCCACAGCAACGTACGTAtgtttccgaaataatgttacAATCATTTTTAGAACCAAGCACTTACGAAGTATTGTTCGAACCGAGCACTACGTAATCTTAAAcgtgttttgaatttgtttttcaggCTGATAAACTAGTCGTTGAACAGCTGATAATGAATACTACTTCTGCAGCATAGTACTATACAGGTTGTATATCTATTCTAATGTCTATTCTAATATTGATTTAGTAtaaataagaattatattgaacAGTCCGGGCATTCGTTATTTTTTATCGAAGTAAAggttatttaaaaattgtataacCCGATTCTCCTTTCATCGTTATGATAACCATACACAATTATAACACTTAAagtataacgatatatttgtatacatgcaGTAGGGCATGATAGCAAGCAAAAtccataaatgtaaatattgactATTTATCACATACGACGAATGTTGATTAACCTTTGAAGTggttaaaatggagtttttGGATGGTCATTTTACGATTATATAGAAGTCGGGTAAAACGGTGAAATAGACTTGAAACAGAGCAATATAAGCGAGAAAAAAATTTGAAACTAAAGTTTCCGACAATGTATAAGTGGTATTTTACTTTTCACaattgtaaatataacacaaatgtcTTTTTCAGATCATGGGAAAAACGAAGTCAAAACTGAGGAAGTACGTCCGGCGAAGGAGTGCAGTGATGTTGTTCAGTGACGATCAGTTTCTTCTACAGGGGAcaataaatcttatcaaaaagCTGTGCAAGTGTGAGTTTTCAAGGAAAACTGCGACATTACATACATGGAAAATCTGCGGAATGCATCCAAGGAGACTCGGAGCAAACAGAAGCTGTCCGTAACTGGCCATGATCTTAGACGATGAATCGAGTTCGGCTTTCCAAGCTTCGTCTGGTACTACCGAATATTTGGCAAAGTCTTTGCTGCTATTCCGAGCAGCTCCTGATGGGTCAACCGACAAAACCTTAAGGGAACCAAACCCGAAGATGCCGAAACCTAACCAATGATCAATAAAAGGTGGATCATCTCTGGAAGGGGAAACTGTCCAACTCACCGATGCTAGAGTGTGCGGATTATGGCATTCCATTCAATCTCCACACCGACGCCACCGGAAGCTTAACATCAGAAAATGGTGTTGAGATGGATTGGCTCAAGCAGTAGTTTGCATAAGACAGAGAGGAAACATCCGGCATATAAACTAAAATGTATTGACTTGAAGTGGGCTGTGTTCCCAGGACTACATTTATGGCAGGAAGTGTCAGGTTGTGACAGAAAAATAGCCACCTTACGTAATACCAGAGCAGAACAAGACACCACGAGACAACGCTGGGTAGTTGCCCTCGCCTTCTGACTTGACAATCTATGCCAGATGAAACGTGATCAACGAAGATGCAGACGACTATCCCGTTTTCAGGGGATGTTGATTAAGTTGATATTTCTGCTGAAGTTCCAATGTGGCAGAACCTACTTTTGTTCCAGAATAGAGAAGCATGATGTTCCAGTGGATTTGTCCATTCCCCCTTTTAAATCTTGATTGTTGTAAAGATCAGTCTCATGGTGTTTTTCTGTTCTTGGTGGATTCTGATGCTCATGTCAGCGATGTATCCGCCGTAAACTCAGACTCAGTCCTTATTATCATAACATCTCCGATGGAATTAGCTTCGATTGATATCGTGTCGATAGAACGACAGAGAGGCTGCATTGAGAATACTGGAGTCATTTATTTGTGGACCATCATTCCACATTCCTGTACGCAACCAGTCTACGAAAACTACCGCCAAGCACATCGAGAACGCCATATTTCACTACGGTTGTTATTTCCCTCTTGCATAGATGCCAAGGTCAAAATGTTCTAGATACAGGTAATTAAAGAGTTGTGTTGAATAGTTCATACTGAATGCTTTTTAGCCCAGCAGATTAAgtcaatattaagaaaaatcGTTCAGTTTGTGATACAAGCATCAAAATTTGCATAGGTATTCCTATAAGGTTACTTGTTCGAAAAAACCCGTTAgccattttttttctacaaactGGCGGCCattttcaagatggccgccaatcccgattaaaaacattttttttaatacaaaagttGTCCAAACAGTTCTATCTTAATGATTTTGGTTTGTGATACAATCATCAAAATTTGCATAAGAATTCCTATAAGGTTACTTGTTTGGAAAAACCCGTTAGCTatcttttttgttcaaaatggcggccattttcaagatggccgccaatcCCGATTGAAAGAAATTATTCTAATGCAAAAGTTGACCAAACAGTTCTAACTAAATGATTTTGGTTTGTGATACAATCATCAAAATTTGCGTAAGTATTCTTATTAGGTTACTTGCTCGGAAAAACCCGTTAGCCatcttattttttcaaaatggcggccatattcaagatggccgccaatcCCGATTGAAAGAAATTATTCTAATGCAAATGTTGACCAAACAGTTCTAACTAAATGATTTTGGTTTGTGaaacaatcattaaaatttgcGTAAGTATTCCTATTAGGTAACTTGTTCGGAAAAACCCATTAGCcttcttttttacaaaatggcgGCCAATTTCAAGATGGCCGCAAATCCCGATTGAAAGAAATTATTCTAATGCAAAAGTTGACCAAACAATTCTATCTCAATAATTTTGGTTTGTGATACAATCATCAAAATTTGCGTAAGTATTCCTATTAGGTTACTTGTTCGGAAAAACCCGTTagctttctttttttcaaaatggcggccaATTTCGAGATGGCCGCCAATCCCTATTGAAAGAAATTATTCTAATGCAAAAGTTGACCAAACAATTCAATCTTAATGATTTTGGTTTGTGATACAATCATCAAAATTTGCGTAAGTATTCCTATTAGGTTACTTGTTCGGAAAAACCCGTTAGCcttcttttttacaaaatggcgGCCAatttcaagatggccgccaatcccgattaaaaaaatattcttcataCAAAAGTTGACCAAACAATTCTATCTTAACGATTTTGGTTTGAGATACAATCATCAAAATTTGCATTAGTATTCCTATAAGGTTACTTGTTTGGAAAAACCCGTTAGccatcttttttcaaaatgacggccattttcaagatggccgccCATCCCGATTGAAAGAAATTAttctttatacaaaaaatgacTAAATAGTTCTATCATAAAGCATTTGGGTTGAAACAGTACATTTGCTTTCATAgagaaacaaaatgatataaaacttttttgaaGCTCTTACTAAAACTTACGACAAAGCACAACCAGGCCACACTTGTAAAACCACTGCCGTAAATTTCAGTATGTGGTTTAATATCAGCTTAATAATCTATAAATAATCTATAGTA
Above is a genomic segment from Mya arenaria isolate MELC-2E11 chromosome 2, ASM2691426v1 containing:
- the LOC128209611 gene encoding ER lumen protein-retaining receptor 2 isoform X1 → MNFFRLVGDMSHLLAILILLLKMWKSRSVAGISGKSQILFALVFTTRYLDLFTSFISVYNTSMKVFFIASSYVTVYFIYQHFKATYDSNHDTFRVEFLVVPVGGLAVLVNHEFSLLEILWTFSIYLESVAILPQLFMVSKTGEAETITSHYLFALGSYRALYLLNWIYRYYFEGFFDLIAVVAGCVQTILYCDFFYLYITKVLKGKKISLPA
- the LOC128209611 gene encoding ER lumen protein-retaining receptor 2 isoform X2; this translates as MNFFRLVGDMSHLLAILILLLKMWKSRSVAGISGKSQILFALVFTTRYLDLFTSFISVYNTSMKVFFIASSYVTVYFIYQHFKATYDSNHDTFRVEFLVVPVGGLAVLVNHEFSLLEILWTFSIYLESVAILPQLFMVSKTGEAETITSHYLFALGSYRALYLLNWIYRYYFEGFFDLIAVVAGCVQTILYCDFFYLYITKVLKGRRIVLPP